DNA from Vulpes vulpes isolate BD-2025 chromosome 9, VulVul3, whole genome shotgun sequence:
AGACTTCTGCAGGGAAAGGTGACAGCACATCTATGAACCCACTAAATTGGAGGCACTGTGTACAGTGTGTTGTATAAAGAGGATTCCTGCAAATATTAAATCATAACTATGaattataaataacttttctttaaattaggAATCTTGAGTATTATAAATCTTGACTTGTAATAAAAATACCTGTGAAAGTTACAATTCACTTATAATTAGCTGCAGTTTCAAACCTCCTATGTAGTTGCCTactgaacaacacaggtttgaactacatgggtccatttatatgtagatatttttcaCTAAATACAGTGGAGcactgtgaatatatatatatatatatatatatattttttttaattggagttcaatttgccaacatatagcataacacccagtgctcatcccatcaaatgcccccctcagtgcccgtcacccagtcacccccacccctggcctacctccctttccaccaccctttgttcgtttcccagagttaggagtctctcatgttctgtctccctttctgatatttcccactcatttttctcctttcccctttattccctttcactattttttatattcccctaatgaatgagaccatataatggttgtccttctctgactgacttatttcactcagcataataccctccagttccatccacgttgaagcaaatgatgtgtatttgtcgtttctaatggctgagtaatattccattgtatacataggccacatcttctttatccattcatctttcgatggacaccgaggctccttccacagtttggctattgtggacattgctgctataaacatcggggtgcaggtgtcccggcatttcactgcatctgtatctttggggtaaatccccagctgtgcaattgctgggtgtagggcagatctatttttaactctttgaggaacctccacacagttttccagagtggctgtaccagttcacattcccaccaacagtgcaagagggttcccctttctccacatcccctccaacatttgtggtttcctgccttgttaattttccccattctcactggtgtgaggtggtatctcattgtggttttgatttgtatttccctgatggccagtgatgtggagcatttttttatgtgcttgttggccatgtctacatGTCTACATgttgtcttcttctgtgagatttctgttcatgtcttttgcccatttcatgattggattgtttgtttcttgggtgctgagtttaataagttctttatagatcttggaaactagccctttatctgatacgtcttttgcaaatatcttctcccattctgtaggttgtcttttagttttgttgactgtatcctttgctgtgcaaaagcttcttatcttgatgaagtcccaatagttcatttttgcttttgtttctcttgctttcatggatgtattttgcaagaagttactgtggccaagttcaaaagggtgttgcctgtgttctctaggattttgatggaatcttatctcacatttagatctttcatccattttgagtttatctttgtgtatggtgtaagagaatggtccagtttcattcttctgcatgtggctgtccaattttcccagcaccatttattgaagagactgtcttttttccagtggatagtctttcctcttttgtcgaatattagttgaccataaagttgagggtccacttctgggttctctattctgttccattgttctatgtgtctgtttttgtgccagtaccacactgtcttgatgaccacagcttgtaaatatattttctttatgattttttaaataacattttcttttctctagtttactttattgtaagaatatagtgtgtaatacatacaacatacaaaatatgtgttaattgtctgtttatgttattggttaGTGTTTTCTGGCCCAAAGTAGGCTATTTGTAGTTAAGTCTTGGGGAAATCAAAAGttctatgtggatttttgactgcatgaaGGTCAGTGTCCCTAACCTCTGTATTGCTCAAAGATCCACTATAGTAGGACACTGAgatctcaactttttttttaaagattttatttttattaaaaaaaaaaagattttatttttatttacttatttgagagcacaTGCAGgactggggcgggggcggggagcagagggagagtgagaaagaatctgaagcagatctGCTCTAAacccagagcctgatgtgggactccatctcatggccacaagatcatgacctgagtcaaaaccaggagttggacggttaattgactgagacacccaggtgcccctcaattaactttttaaatacagctttgttgagatatattGCACATACCAAACAATTCTTCCATTGAATGTGAACAATACTTCTaattactttcaaaaatattgttttttagacattatttttgtaattaagtgGTATTCCTCTtgtaacaaataaacaaaaaagaatgccaagtatgtatatttaaaatttgtctaACAGTCCTTACACACAGGAATTTTCTCAGGTGCTTCCAATAATTGGAGtcaagagaaaatatattctaatggaagtttaagtgaaagaaaagtgTAAAATGTGGTCAACATATTATTGCAAAAGTGACAGGTGTAGTGAGAAGAAAAGACTAATGGCAGACTGTCCTGACGGCTTTCTTCAGTGTCTTTCTTGGGAAAGGAGACCCAGGTTAATTTACAGACTCTCAGTTCACTATCAAGGGGTTAGGGAGAGACTCTCTGCCAGTAACCAACCTGGCTAATGGCTGATATGTTGTGATAAGTGTTTTCTCACCCAGGATAGTAGTGGTATCACATCAAGAGgtgagaaaagtaaataatagcTTTGGGGTTTAAGCTGAAGTAAATGGCAAAAGAAAAGCTCCATTAAGCACATATACACAGTGAGAAAAATTGGAAGATTTGAGAACTCTGAATGTCAACTCCCATTGTGTGTTAATGATCTTTGTCATTGATGGAATAGGTCTAGAAACATGATTTTTGCTAAAATAAcaatgtatagaaaaaaatataagcctTTTTGTATGAAATTGACAGAACTATCCACGAATATTGAATCTCTGTGGATTGCTCTATGACGCTGGATGCCAGGGTACAGCTGGTGTTTGAGTTTGACCCACATATTGGTAATTTATCTGAAAGAGCTTTTTCTTTCCACGATTGCATATTATGAGTGTGTAGTGGGAGAAGAGCTTAGACAAATCAGACAACCCATCTTGATATCATTGCTAGACTATTTGTTTTTAAGTGCAGCTTTTATCTTGTGACTTCTGGTTAAAGTAACTCCTTATTTAATGCCTTCATCTGACTTTAAGTCCTGCTATAATCCAGCACCATCCCAATTTTCTGATAATCAAGTTTATTTCCTCATTGTTTCAGATATATAAAGATTCATTCTTATATCTGAATGTTTATGTCGTTTACTTCCTATTATATTCACTTTCTTAAAAGTCTGCTTTGATGTTGCATCCTCTGCTTACAATAATAGGTACTATAAGAATAAgccttattatatatatgtgtgtatatagatatatatatctcataatCCCATAATCCCCATAATGGTGGACTATGCAGCTGTGAAAAGGAACAAGGAGGATCTCAATATACAGCTATGGAATGATCTCcaatatatatactattattctgaaaaaacaaaacaaaaccaaaatgtggAACAATATTTATAGTATGTAACTTTTTGTATAGGAGAGTgaaatagaaaagatatatgcattttctaatgtttctgaaaagaaagaaggataaataaaaagttaaccaaaaaaatgtcaatttttagggatgcctgggtggcttggtcggttaagcgtctgccttgggctcaggtcatgatctcaggatcctagaaTTGAGCACCATGGCTCCTTGCGCAGcaggggagcctggttctctctctctctctgcatccccaCCCACCatgcatgttttctctctcaaatgaataaataaaatctttttttaaaaatgtcaatttataGAGGTAGGAAGGAAACAGGGCAAGGATGAAAGCTATACTTCTTTGAAGTACCTGTCTTGTGATTTATATCAAGACCCATGTAAATgttgtatataataaaaataaaagtttctaaaaattGTAAACAACCTGGTATCAGGTCTGTAGTATAACTCTTCAGAGAAGAACTGTCTAAAGAACTCTTAAATTACAGTATTTTGACAATATTGCTGTATACTTTAGGGACATAAAACTCCATTAAGAAATCTTATGCTGCATTCAGTGTTCTTGTTGTCAACGTTAATATTTGTATCACTGAggttttttctcctaattttagaaattgtggtaaaatacaacataaattttattatcttaactATTTTAACTGTACAGCTCAGTAGTACTAAGCACAGCCATATTGTGCAACCATTGCCACCATTCCTCAGGAACTTTTCATATTATAAGACTGAAACATTATATCCTTTAGACAATAATTCTTCaaacctcccctccccctgaGTTTCTGGCAATCACCATTTGCCTTTTTGTCTAAGATTCTGACTATTCTAACTACCTtgtataagtgaaattatacaatatttgtttttggtaatgtgcttatttcatttagcataatatcttcaaggtttatctatgttgtagcatatttcagaatttctttccttgtgTGTGGGTGCCACATCTTGCTTATCCACCATCTATTGAAGGTCCTTTGGGTTGTTTCAcgttttagctattgtgaataacgctgcTATGAATGGGGTATACAAATATTGCTTGGCACCCTGCTTCTGCCTTCaatcttttgagtatatacccagaaatggaattgctggattatatggtaattctgtttttaattctttggagGAAACACCATGCTGTTTCCCAAAGCTActgtaccagttttcattcccaccaatagtgcagaAGAATGCCAATTTTTCCATGTCCTCattaacacttgttattgtccTCCTCCTTTGTGTTGTTGTTGATAGGTGCCATCCTAAAGAGTGTGAGATTTTACTTGCGTATCTTTGCAAGCCATTTCAAATCCCTTTTGGATCtaggtgaaataaaaataatatttaaaaaacaacatccaatttgcttacattttccttctctccttcttttccttccttccttcctcttcttcattcaTACTGTATCCAGTCCTCAAATCCAACTTTTCCATGCACTCCTGGAGTTTTTCATTgacctccctccctttcctctgagCTGTTGTATTAATATCATTTTTCACTTTAGGATTTCAGACTACATGCTAGTGTTTTGTGTATATTAGTCCTGTTGTCCCAGGCTGTGTGTTTTTTTAGTAGCCAGGCCCAAGAAACTACTTTTCTGAATTGTCTAATGCAATGACACTCTATCAAGAGATGCTTTCTTTTAACAGTATTCTTGTTAACAAATGCCCAACTTTTAGCTAATTAACTTTCAGAACACTCAGCATGTCCTCTTTAGAATTGTAGGAACCTGTTTTTATTTGCAGCAGCCGTGCTTGTTTCATCGATCCTGAAAGACTATTCAATTACTCAACTAAGATTTCTTGAGTTCCTACcatatggtgttttttttttttttttttaagattttatttatttattcatgagagacacacagagaggcagagacacaggcaaaaggagaagcagtttCTTCGCAGGGAGCCCTTTGTGGGCCTTGATTCCATGATGCCGTATcactccctgagcagaaggcagccgctcaaccactgagccacccaggtgccctatatatCCTGTTCTTGACAGGGCACTGCATTTGCAACACCCTTTGAGATGAAAGGTAATGTCCACATGGGGTGAGGTCTAGTTCTGTTGTAACTTTGGGGGAGGAGCAGGTAGGATAGGTTTTGCGTGAGTCTAATAGTTGGGGACCACTCCTCAATAGGCAGGGCATTTAGTCTCTAGCCAAAACCAAATCTTGGATGAAAGGCAGACAATGGAACTCTGAATAATGTATATTCTGGGTTTTAACTACCATAATCAATTTATCTCCGTTGACAGGGCTCTCCTGATTTTAAAACGTTAAGTCCAGCGTCTTAACCTCATTATTTCCAGGCAAACTGGAATGGCAGGTCATCTGAACTCTAATACTGGCTCTCACGTCCCAAGGGCTACGAGGTCACTCCAACCCGCCTTCGTTACTTTCTCACCAAACAGTGCGCCCACGCCTTTTCCACTCCCAAGTAAAGACTACAAGTCCCAGCATGCAGCGCAGGCCAGTCCTCGACCGCCGGGGCTCTTTCAGGCAGTGTCTCCCGGAGGGCGCTGGGCCTGGTAGCCTGTGCGCGCTGACGTCATGCGTAGACGTCATCCTCTCCGCGCCTCTTCCCCGCCTACCGGGTTGCCCAAGTCCAGCAGCAGGAGGTCTAAAgcggtgcttttttttttttttttttttttccctcggcgttttgggtttttgtttttttttttctttctcttggagcCTCCATGGTTTAAAAGGCAGAGAACATCTGGAAAGGGGTCGCTACTCCTGCCCTCATTCCTCCGAGTTCGCGATTCCGCAGTCCGCCATGGACCGCGTGTGTGCAGTTTTCGGAGGCTCCAGGGGCATTGGGAGGGCAGTGGCCCAGGTGATGGCCCAGAAGGGCTACCGGCTGGCCGTCATCGCCAGAAATCTGGAAGGGGCCAGGGCCGCCGCCGGAGAGCTCGGCGGTAGGTAACCGAGCTGTCCGGCCGTGTGGCTGCTGCCCGAGCGCCTCCGGTTTCCTCGTTTGTGAAACGGGAAGGTCTGGCCTTCCTGGCTCTGAGCTTCAGGAGAGTTCGGCTTCCCGCGCCCAGGAGCACCCGGTCGCGAGTGTGGACGCGGGTTCGGGCAGAGAACCGCACGGGCCGGTTCCCCGCAGAGCGTGTCCGCGCGGCCGGCCGCCGAGGGGTGCACGTTGGGGTTTCCTGGGAGGCCCGTGAACTGAGCCCCCACCTCCCTGAGGCTCCTGCTCACCTGCCTGTCTGGAGGGAGGAGACCTGGGCCCAGAGGAGTTGGGCGCGGAGGCCCCTGCGGTCCTGCGGGTCCTGCCGGTCCTGCCGAGGCTGTGGACGCGGGCGAGGGCGCAGAGCCGTGTCATAGACGGACTCCGTCCGTTCTTGTTCTGGCTCTCCCACATCCATAAGCGCTCAGTAGGTCATTAAATCGTTCTGGTGGCTCTCACAAATGGTGCATTGAGAtttttcaggttctttttttttttttttttttttttttttgagatttttcagaTTCATTTAAAATCCAATTATTTTGGTTTGTTAGTAATGGATTAGTCATTGTTTTTTGcactattttgcaaatttaagtCTCTGGATAGTGGGGAGAAACAGGATGTAGGAAAGATGCCAAGATGCGGTAATGGAGTTACTAGAAGGCTCTGGTGCGCTTCATTCACTCTCAGGAAAGCACTGGGAAgagcagaggcctggggaggcACCTGGAGGCTGCATCCTTTAACATTAGGATTTGTTCACCCTAGTTCTGCACATGGGTTGTGAAAATACTAGACTCTGTTTAGAGAGGGGGATAAAAAAGTTACGGAGCCAGGAGAATTTTAGTGAATGCTTCTTGCTGCTCATATTCACTGCCTCTGTTATGGTGACAAAGGAGTGAGAAAGTGGGTTTTCCTTATGGGATCATCCCAAGCCATTAGTGTTTGCTAGAATAGGTTAAAACTGTTGGTTGAGCTTCCAGGGGTTATTGTGGCCCAAGTTTCAGATGAATGCCAGCAGTGGGTCACAGAGGAGTGTGAAAGTGTAATTTTAGTGTTAACATACTAGGTAAAGTCAGCCAGAAAATAAGCAGTTGTTtagttttccaaaaaaatatacgttttaaagtattaaaatgatGTGTTATTAAAGAGAATGCTTTCTTTGAAGTGTATTCTTCTGAAGTTTAAGCCTCTCTAAAAAGTGggcattttaaaaaagggaagtaACAGTTTTtagtaaaagttattttttgtgtgttttttagttttggcattttttttctttttgtagcttCCTGCCATGTAATGGTCGGTCTTGAATAATAGTTATTGTAACATAGAtgccatagtaaaaaaaaaaaaagcggaaGAAACCCTAGGGTTTATTCTTAGGACCAGAATTAgacataaatttcaaaaaagaactaTATTACACAGAACACTATTGAATTGAGTAGCATGGGGTCACCATCAAAGCCAGAAATATTATTAGATTAATCTTACAGAGCCTTAACACAAAAAAAAGGCCCTACCATTTTTTgactaaaaaaaagttttaagatttaGTTCTGTAGTATTACTTCTCCTTGTTctccatccatccccccaccgGAGTTTTATTGGACTGAACTCCTTGAGAGCAGAAATgacataatcattttttaatctctagGTTCTGGTAATTACAGACTTAGTTCATAGTAGATGCTTAACAAATGtatattgaataatttttaagttgaacttataatttataaataatgctaattTAACTTTGTTGTATAGGAGATCATTTGGCATTTAGCTGTGATGTTGCCAAAGAACGCGATGTTCAAAATACatttgaagaaatggagaaaaatttagGTCGAGTTAATTTCTTGGTAAATGCTGCTGGAATTAACAGGTTGGTCACAAATTTAAGTACACttctcatacattttttttttctagcatgtCTTTGATTGGTATGAGTAAATATATTAACTTGCTCTACTTCtaattggaagaaaatatgtattttaaaaaatatgaagggacacctgggtggctgagtggttgagcatctgcctttggctcagggcgtgatcctggggtcctgggatcaagtcctgcctggggctccctgcatggagccagcctctgcctgtgtctctgcttttctctctctctgtgtttctcatgaataaataaataaaatctttaaaaaatatatatgtgtatatattttaaaactttgtcaatctatacattcttttcttataaaatataaattgagatACACAATAAGGTTACATTTCGATGAATTTTAACATTGTAATCACACCCATATTGAACTATAGAACTTTTTCAGCACTCTAGCAGTTTCTTCCGAGTTAATACTTCCTTATAGATAACCACCATTCTGGCTTCTGTCACCGTTGTGTAAGTTCATGAACTTGTATTAGAGGTATTTTATtgttaggtatttttttctttttaaaagacgaATTTAGGACAATATTTAGCATAATGTATTTTATTGCTAAACAGGGCTTACTATAATGGCAGTTGCTTAGTTCGTTTAAGATATTTTGGCTACATGGTATTACTTTTAGTGATTAGGAATATTTGCCATTCAACCTGTCTTCTAAGTTTATCTGTTCTGATTTATGAGTTATTTTAGTGCCCCTTAAAATCAGTTTAAAGTGGGAGTCTGTAGGTATTCTAGcccaaatatatttctaatactCTACTTTCAGTTAAAATATCATgtattcttatctttaaaatttgttttatctcatttttaatttacgtgctactgtttttttttttctttctttttttttttgtagggacaGCCTTTTAGTAAGAACAAAAACTGAAGATATGATATCTCAGCTTCATACTAACCTCTTGGGTTCCATGTTGACTTGTAAAGCTGCCTTGAAGACTATGATTCAGCAGCAGAGAGGGTCTATTGTTAATGTAGGTGAGTCTTCACCTGTGAAATTAGACTTATCTCATAGtgccataaaaatatttaattgattaatttggaGCTTAGTCACGTGTGAAACTTGGATGAAATGGGTCTTTTTACTATCTGTGGAAACAGGATTTAATTAAACAGTTAATGGGTAAAACAGGAATTGCAAATTTACATCTCTCTAGTGGTCAAGCAGATGTTAAATGAATGACATCACCAGTATTAGAAAAATGACAGTACAAGCCATATGATACATGACAAAAGATACCCAGTTTCAGTGTCCAGAGGCCATGTGGAAAGGCCAGGGCAGCCACTGTTTAGATGCAGTTGATTGTTGCTATGCACAGATCTGGTCTCTGTTTTGCCAGCCATTTAAGAGAAATTAGACATCCTGATTTTCCATGTgatacctaatttttaaaatatggataagGAATTGAAAAACTTTAGATAGTGGGGGCTAAAAAATGATCTCTGTAGCAGTTGCATGTGTTACTATAAATATAGTACACAGGTTTATGAGGAAGTTTTCTGAAGgggatgatttttttcaaatgaatgtaAGTAACTCCTAGTCTTCAGTTCATCTGACCCATGGGGCAGATAAACCGTGTAGTGTGTGCTTGTAGACTTTAAAACgcaaaatgacttaaaatttcctttcagtTTGGCAATTTGAAAATAGCAGCATATTGTCtgccttttaatttaatttttttaaaaatttttatttatgatagtcacacacacagagagagagagagagagagagagagaggcagagacataggcagagggagaagcaggctccatgcaccgggagcccgacgtgggattcgatccagggtctccaggattgcgccctgggccaaaggcaggcgctaaactgctgcgccacccagggatcccctgccttttaattttaatcagtAATACCTTAAAAGGCCATAAACGGAGAATGCCGCTCCATTTAAGTAAATGGCCCTGTTGTTTTAATTTAGGAAATGGCTTTCCAAGCCAAAATGTACggtttttctctttggaaaatgaaaaaagaatactGTGCTAATAAGAATTAGGACATTTTTGACGTTAACCCTTAAAAATGTAGGAAATCAGTTTCTTAGAATTAAGATTAGTAAATgattaaaaagtgaaagattAGTCGACCTTTACCTTCCAACACAGCCAGGTGATGTTTTTGCATTCTCAGAAGCTGGTTTACTGGCCCATTTATATCACCTGATAATGTGGGTTTATTTGTTTAACACTAAACTATTCcctttttagatatattttaaaagcccaCTTCAGTCCTTCGTATATATgcaaagcttttaaaattgtgCTAAAGGTACATAATTGCAAGTCAGAGAATCTTTTTACAGAAAGGACTACTTTAAACTCTTAGAAAGTTCACTGATTATTTCAGAGGTTAACACTTCCTGACTAGATGGACAGTagtccatgtagggagcccgacgcgggacttgatcctgggtccccaggatcaggccctggctgaaggcggcgccaaaccactgagccaccagggctgccagtTGAACCTTTGCTAACTTAGATTGATGGTAGTTCAAATTTAGTGAGATTTATCTTCACATGAACTATATTTTTAGGTAGAAATGAATACCTTCTCATGTCGGCATTGTAGAACCCATAAAATCAGTCAGCCAGGTTTTAATCTTTCCTACTGGACACTTTATAGAACCATATCTGACCTACTCAGAGATGAGAGTGGGTTTCTTTTACTTAATGGATCAGCTCTCAAGCCCCTGCCTGACATTTGAGGTTTTACATGAGCTTCTTTcagaacttgttttctttttgtatctgaagcagactccagcCCTAAGTCTTATTACTCAAATGACAGTATTTAGAACTCCTAATTTTAGCAAAGGACAAGGCAAAATGGTTTGTGCTTTGTTaactgtaaattatttaaatattcaaataactcattaattggtttaaatttgcttttgttttattttttctaggaaGTATTATTGGTTTAAAAGGCAATTCTGGCCAGTCTGTGTACAGTGCAAGTAAAGGAGGACTAGTTGGATTTTCACGTGCTCTTGCTAAAGAAGtagcaagaaagaaaattagagtgAATGTAGTTGCACCAGGTCAGTGAaaacgtttttctttttttaaaaattgaagtatagttgacatacaatattatgttagtttcagatgtacaatatagtgattcaaaaattatgtatattatgAAATGTTCACCATGATAGGTTAGCTACCATCTGTGTACTATACAAAGTTTTTAcagtattactgactatattccctatgctgtactttctatccatatgacatttattttataattggaagcttgtacctcttaatcctctttacatattttgcccgtccctccatccctctcccctctggcaaccatcagttctctgttatttatgagtctgtttctgtttttgttgagtcattttgtttttaagattccacgTCCAAGTGAAATCATGTCatttgtccttttctctctcttatttgcttaacataataccctctaggtccatccttgTTGCCAATGgctaagtttttttcttttcatggttgagtaatattccactgtgtatatatatgtatcacatcttctttatccattcatctatcatgAATGctcatttaggttgtttccatttcttagcTATTTACATagccagtttccttcttttgctgttcagttttcttaacaccatttattgatgagactgtattttcttttttgtaaattcttgtcacctttgtcatagattaattgtcCATATAAAaagagagtttatttctgggcctccattctgttccattgatctatgtgtttttgtgccagtaccatactgctttgattgcTGTAGTTTTATAATATAGTGTGAAATCTGGGATcttgatacctccagctttgttcttctttctcaagattattttgggtgggggcacctgactggctcagtt
Protein-coding regions in this window:
- the CBR4 gene encoding 3-oxoacyl-[acyl-carrier-protein] reductase isoform X1 — encoded protein: MDRVCAVFGGSRGIGRAVAQVMAQKGYRLAVIARNLEGARAAAGELGGDHLAFSCDVAKERDVQNTFEEMEKNLGRVNFLVNAAGINRDSLLVRTKTEDMISQLHTNLLGSMLTCKAALKTMIQQQRGSIVNVGSIIGLKGNSGQSVYSASKGGLVGFSRALAKEVARKKIRVNVVAPGFIHTDMTKDLKEEHLKKNIPLGRFGEPIDVAHAVVFLLESPYITGHVLVVDGGLQLVM
- the CBR4 gene encoding 3-oxoacyl-[acyl-carrier-protein] reductase isoform X2 yields the protein MDRVCAVFGGSRGIGRAVAQVMAQKGYRLAVIARNLEGARAAAGELGGDHLAFSCDVAKERDVQNTFEEMEKNLGRVNFLVNAAGINRDSLLVRTKTEDMISQLHTNLLGSMLTCKAALKTMIQQQRGSIVNVGSIIGLKGNSGQSVYSASKGGLVGFSRALAKEVARKKIRVNVVAPEASTFNWSPFFTRASCNPQAGCVSKSLIWKAQFMG
- the CBR4 gene encoding 3-oxoacyl-[acyl-carrier-protein] reductase isoform X3 — encoded protein: MDRVCAVFGGSRGIGRAVAQVMAQKGYRLAVIARNLEGARAAAGELGGDHLAFSCDVAKERDVQNTFEEMEKNLGRVNFLVNAAGINRDSLLVRTKTEDMISQLHTNLLGSMLTCKAALKTMIQQQRGSIVNVGSIIGLKGNSGQSVYSASKGGLVGFSRALAKEVARKKIRVNVVAPGPPLFPLLYLKSLVGAAQVAQRFSTACSPGCDPGD